Proteins encoded in a region of the Petrotoga olearia DSM 13574 genome:
- a CDS encoding ATP-binding protein: MFIGRESELTALNKLYKEDKFQFVVVYGRRRVGKTTLLLEFCKEKPFIFFVADESVDSVSLEKFSKEVFSFFNLTGLTGFNSWEEAFIFIASRTKEERLVIVIDEFQYLVNANSSIPSILQKLIDHSLKDTKLFLIICGSYVSFMENEVLGYKSPLYGRRTAQFEITPFGFFDSRKFFPKYSWEEQVNTYGVLGGTPQYLVTFDEKVDVYENIKQKILFKSSYLNEEPTFLLRQELREPLIYNSILEALAEGNGKLNEISSRISFDNSKVAKYLNTLIDLKIVERIKPEPIGRKSRGSIFKIKDNFFKFWYRFVFKNKALIEQGLADFVIKNKIKPFMNEYIGPIFEDISVEILKKMNVEGKLPFIFENIGKWWGNNPIKKIEEEIDIVAYDEKNILLGECKWQNTLLDMSVVKKLMDKGALFHFENKFYILFSKNGFTKETLNFAKASNNVILISFKDLVS, encoded by the coding sequence ATGTTTATTGGTAGAGAATCAGAGTTAACCGCTTTAAACAAACTATATAAAGAAGACAAGTTCCAATTTGTTGTTGTATATGGAAGAAGAAGGGTTGGAAAAACCACCTTACTTTTGGAATTTTGCAAAGAGAAGCCTTTTATATTTTTTGTAGCCGATGAATCAGTAGATAGTGTTTCATTAGAAAAATTTTCTAAAGAGGTGTTTTCGTTTTTCAATCTAACGGGGTTAACTGGGTTTAATTCTTGGGAAGAAGCTTTCATCTTTATTGCAAGTAGAACAAAAGAAGAAAGATTAGTAATTGTAATTGATGAGTTCCAATATTTGGTGAATGCGAATAGTAGTATTCCATCGATTTTACAGAAATTGATAGATCATAGTTTGAAAGACACCAAATTATTTTTGATAATCTGTGGCTCATATGTCAGTTTTATGGAAAATGAAGTTTTGGGTTATAAAAGCCCATTGTATGGGAGAAGAACCGCACAATTTGAGATTACCCCTTTTGGTTTTTTTGACAGTCGAAAGTTTTTCCCAAAATATTCTTGGGAGGAACAAGTCAACACATACGGAGTTTTAGGGGGTACACCGCAATACTTGGTCACCTTTGATGAAAAAGTGGACGTTTATGAAAATATAAAACAAAAAATATTATTTAAATCATCGTATCTTAACGAAGAACCTACATTCTTGCTAAGACAAGAATTAAGGGAGCCTTTGATTTACAATTCTATTTTAGAAGCTTTGGCAGAAGGAAACGGAAAATTGAATGAAATTTCCTCAAGAATCAGTTTCGATAATTCCAAAGTGGCTAAGTATTTGAATACCCTGATTGATCTGAAGATCGTTGAAAGAATAAAACCTGAACCGATTGGTAGAAAAAGCAGGGGTAGTATTTTCAAGATTAAGGATAATTTCTTTAAATTTTGGTATAGGTTTGTTTTTAAAAACAAAGCATTAATTGAACAAGGATTGGCGGATTTCGTTATAAAAAATAAAATAAAGCCATTTATGAATGAGTACATAGGCCCCATTTTCGAAGACATTTCAGTTGAAATCCTGAAGAAAATGAATGTCGAGGGTAAATTACCGTTCATTTTTGAAAATATTGGCAAGTGGTGGGGCAATAACCCCATTAAAAAAATAGAAGAAGAAATCGATATAGTAGCCTACGATGAGAAAAACATTCTTCTTGGTGAATGCAAATGGCAAAATACATTGTTAGACATGTCAGTAGTTAAAAAACTTATGGATAAAGGGGCTTTATTTCATTTTGAGAATAAATTTTATATACTTTTCTCGAAAAACGGTTTTACGAAAGAAACCTTGAATTTTGCCAAAGCCAGTAATAATGTTATTTTAATAAGTTTTAAAGATTTAGTGTCCTGA
- a CDS encoding nucleotidyltransferase domain-containing protein — MVLDKLEFLKDLCKKYKIGLVYLFGSQKEQAYHLLKNNDDNNIKIDDPLTDIDVGIVFLFDLDSIKHRYKLYASIYNELEELFKPYKLDLVFLQETHSVFQTEALKGICVYSESENFKDEYEMMVLRRAADFKYVLDLYHKEVLEKYEEK; from the coding sequence ATGGTTCTTGACAAATTAGAATTCCTAAAAGATTTGTGTAAAAAATATAAAATAGGGTTAGTTTATTTGTTTGGCTCGCAGAAAGAACAAGCTTATCATTTACTAAAAAACAATGATGATAACAATATAAAAATAGATGATCCTCTCACCGACATAGATGTGGGAATAGTTTTTTTGTTTGATTTGGATAGTATAAAGCATAGATACAAGCTTTATGCTAGTATATATAATGAATTAGAAGAATTATTTAAACCTTACAAATTAGATCTGGTATTTTTGCAAGAAACTCATTCTGTATTCCAGACTGAAGCGTTAAAAGGCATATGCGTATATAGTGAATCAGAAAATTTCAAAGATGAATACGAAATGATGGTGTTAAGACGTGCTGCCGATTTTAAATATGTCCTCGATTTATACCATAAAGAAGTATTAGAAAAATATGAGGAGAAGTAA
- the hepT gene encoding type VII toxin-antitoxin system HepT family RNase toxin: MINKELIRDRLIFINDYLIQLEILSHLSKEEFLRDRRNPAAAESFLRRSLEAIFDIGRHILAKTGSIDMSTEYKAIAMGLGEKDIINKNLSQKLIQMAGYRNRLVHMYHMISQEELYDIITENLDDIRQFIKSVEKFIENN; the protein is encoded by the coding sequence ATGATAAATAAAGAGCTTATTAGAGATAGATTGATATTCATCAATGACTATCTAATTCAGTTGGAAATACTGTCTCACTTATCAAAAGAAGAATTTCTACGAGATAGGAGAAACCCTGCAGCTGCTGAAAGTTTTCTTCGAAGGTCTTTAGAAGCAATCTTTGACATTGGAAGGCATATATTAGCTAAGACAGGTAGCATAGATATGTCCACTGAGTATAAAGCTATTGCTATGGGGCTTGGAGAAAAAGATATTATAAACAAGAATTTGAGCCAGAAATTAATTCAAATGGCGGGTTATCGGAATAGATTGGTTCATATGTATCACATGATCTCTCAAGAAGAGCTGTACGATATAATAACAGAAAATTTGGATGACATTAGACAATTCATTAAAAGCGTAGAAAAATTCATCGAAAATAACTGA